The stretch of DNA CTACATTCGCATTGCCCCGGAGCTTCACCATGACGGTCCGCTATTATTCCTGCCGTTATCACGTTGATCTCGCATCACGCGCCAGGCTAGGCTTGCGTCCTGGTTTCTCCCTACTTATCAGCCGGAGCCATCATGAACACCACTTATGCGTATGCCGCCCAGCATGCCCAGTCACCGCTCGCCCCGTTCGAGATTCAGCGCCGCCCGCTACGCGACCATGACGTGCAAATGGATGTCCTCTTTTGCGGCGTCTGTCATTCCGACCTGCATCAGATTCGTAACGAATGGCACAATTCGCTCTATCCCGTCGTGCCAGGCCATGAAATCGTCGGAAAAGTCACTGCGGTGGGCCCGGCTGTCACGCGTTACAAGGTAGGTGACCGAGTTGGCGTGGGCTGCATGGTCGATTCGTGCCGCACGTGTGCGAGCTGTGCTGAAGGCCTCGAACAGTATTGCGAAACCGGTTTCGTTGCCACCTATAACGGCGTGGACCGCGAAAGCGGTGACGTCACGTTCGGAGGCTACTCCACGGATCTCGTCGTCGATGAATCGTTCGTGCTCCGGGTACCGGAAAATCTCGAGCCCGCTGGGGTCGCGCCGCTACTGTGCGCGGGCATCACGACTTACTCGCCCCTGCGGCAATGGGGGGCCGGGCCAGGAAAGAAAGTGGGGATCGTCGGGCTCGGCGGCCTCGGACACATGGGTGTCAAGCTCGCACGAGCGATGGGGGCCCATGTCGTACTGTTCACTACATCGCCATCGAAAATCGAAGACGCAAAACGCCTGGGGGCGCATGAGGTGGTGATATCAAAAAACGCCGATGAGATGCAGGCGCAGACGAACAGTTTTGATTTCATTCTGAACACCGTCGCGGCACAACACGATCTGAATCCGTTTCTTAACCTGCTGCGGCGTGATGGCACGATGACACTGGTTGGCGCGCCCGAGCACGATCACCCGTCCCCCCAGGTATTCAATCTGATCTTTAAACGACGCCGTCTTGCAGGCTCCCTGATCGGTGGTATCGCTGAAACTCAGGACATGCTCGACTTCTGCAGCAAGCATGGCATTACGTCGGATATCGAACTGATCCCCATGCAAAAAATCAACGAAGCGTATGAACGGATGCTAAAAAGCGATGTGAAATACCGCTTCGTGATCGACATGGCCTCACTCAAGCCCTAAACCGCA from Paraburkholderia hayleyella encodes:
- a CDS encoding NAD(P)-dependent alcohol dehydrogenase, translating into MNTTYAYAAQHAQSPLAPFEIQRRPLRDHDVQMDVLFCGVCHSDLHQIRNEWHNSLYPVVPGHEIVGKVTAVGPAVTRYKVGDRVGVGCMVDSCRTCASCAEGLEQYCETGFVATYNGVDRESGDVTFGGYSTDLVVDESFVLRVPENLEPAGVAPLLCAGITTYSPLRQWGAGPGKKVGIVGLGGLGHMGVKLARAMGAHVVLFTTSPSKIEDAKRLGAHEVVISKNADEMQAQTNSFDFILNTVAAQHDLNPFLNLLRRDGTMTLVGAPEHDHPSPQVFNLIFKRRRLAGSLIGGIAETQDMLDFCSKHGITSDIELIPMQKINEAYERMLKSDVKYRFVIDMASLKP